One window of Nymphaea colorata isolate Beijing-Zhang1983 chromosome 1, ASM883128v2, whole genome shotgun sequence genomic DNA carries:
- the LOC116259278 gene encoding transcriptional corepressor LEUNIG isoform X3, whose protein sequence is MSQTNWEADKMLDVYIYDYLVKRNLQASAKAFLAEGKVSSDPVAIDAPGGFLFEWWSVFWDIFIARTNEKHSDVAASYIETQLIKAREQQQQQQQAQPQQQPQLQQQQQQQQQQQQQQQQQQQQQLQMQLLMQRQQQQQQQQQQQQQQQQQQQQQQQQQQQQQQRREGTHILNGTPNGLVSAEPLLKQAQGANALATKMYEERLKLPMQRDPLDDVSVKQRFGDNVNQLSDPNHATMLKPTGTPPQPTGQVLHGTAGGMSAALQQVQLRNQQLPVPTPDIKGEMNAILSSRAAGPDGSLIGVSGANQGSNNLTLKGWPLTGYDHSRPGLLQSQKPFIQSSQQYQQLQMMNPQHQHFLMQQQNIASPSASDLENRRLRMLMSNRTAAIAKDGQSNSVGDMVQGVGSPMQAASPFQRGDPDALLKMKLAQLQQQQQQQQQQQQQQQNNTQQQLQQHLLTSQQSQNSNHQLHQQDKAVSGGVAMDSSMSNSFRGTDQADIERFVDDGSLDDNVESFLSHDDIDQRDTVGPCMEGTKGCTFSEINHVRASSSKVTCCHFSSDGKLLASAGHEKKAVLWYADTLKQKSSLEEHSLLITDVRFSPSIPRLATSSFDKTVRVWDADKPSYSLRTFTGHTMSVSSVDFHPNREDLICSCDGDREIRYWSINNGSCTRIFKGGSSQLRFQPRIGKYLAAASETVISVLDVETQACRQTLQGHTKTIHSVCWDTMGDLLASVSEDSVRVWSLGSGSEGECIHELNCTGNKFHSCVFHPSYPSLLVIGCYQSLELWNMVENKRMTLNAHEGLIAALAASSVTGVVASGSHDKSVKLWK, encoded by the exons ATGTCTCAGACTAACTGGGAAGCAGATAAAAT GTTGGATGTGTATATCTATGACTATTTGGTTAAAAGGAATTTGCAGGCATCAGCCAAGGCCTTTCTGGCCGAGGGCAAAGTCTCCTCTGACCCCGTTG CCATTGATGCACCTGGAGGTTTTCTTTTTGAATGGTGGTCGGTCTTTTGGGACATCTTCATTGCCCGAACGAACGAAAAACATTCCGATGTCGCTGCTTCCTACATAGAG ACACAGCTGATAAAGGCGCgtgagcagcagcagcagcaacagcaggcACAACCGCAACAACAGCCTCAGCtccagcagcaacagcagcagcagcaacaacaacaacaacagcagcaacaacaacagcaacagCAGCTGCAAATGCAGCTTCTAATGCAGaggcagcagcaacaacagcagcagcagcagcaacaacagcagcagcagcagcagcagcaacaacaacaacaacaacaacaacaacaacaacagagAAGAGAAGGTACCCATATTCTAAATGGTACTCCAAATGGTCTTGTTTCTGCTGAACCTCTCCTGAAGCAAGCGCAAGGTGCAAATGCTTTAGCGACAAAAATGTATGAAGAACGGTTAAAGTTGCCGATGCAAAGAGATCCCCTTGATGATGTATCCGTGAAg CAAAGGTTCGGCGATAATGTGAATCAGTTATCCGATCCTAATCATGCTACGATGTTGAAGCCGACTGGAACACCTCCACAACCCACAGG GCAAGTACTACATGGGACAGCTGGTGGGATGTCAGCTGCTCTTCAGCAAGTCCAACTACGGAATCAGCAACTCCCAGTTCCCACACCG GACATAAAGGGTGAAATGAATGCCATACTGAGCTCAAGAGCTGCAGGCCCTGATGGCTCATTGATTGGAGTTTCCG GTGCTAACCAGGGCAGTAACAATTTGACATTAAAAGGGTGGCCTCTCACG GGCTATGACCACAGCCGACCGGGTCTTCTACAATCACAAAAGCCATTTATACAGTCATCAcaacaatatcaacaacttcaGATGATGAATCCTCAACACCAGCACTTTCTAATGCAACAACAGAATATTGCTTCACCTTCAGCATCTGATCTTGAGAACAGAAGGCTGCGGATGCTTATGAGTAATAGGACTGCTGCCATAGCAAAGGATGGTCAGTCAAATTCTGTTGGTGATATGGTTCAGGGTGTTGGATCTCCAATGCAAGCAGCATCTCCTTTTCAACGAGGAGATCCAGATGCCTTGCTTAAG ATGAAGCTTGCACAAttacagcagcagcagcagcagcaacaacagcagcagcaacaacaacaaaataacACTCAACAACAGCTTCAACAGCACTTGCTTACAAGTCAGCAGTCTCAGAATAGCAATCATCAACTTCATCAACAAGATAAAGCTGTCAGTGGTGGTGTTGCCATGGATAGCAGCATGTCGAATTCCTTTCGAGGAACTGATCAG GCTGATATTGAAAGATTTGTGGATGATGGCTCATTGGATGACAATGTGGAGTCATTCTTGTCTCATGATGATATAGATCAAAGGGACACAGTTGGGCCTTGCATGGAAGGCACCAAAG GCTGTACATTTAGTGAGATTAACCATGTTCGTGCAAGTTCAAGCAAAGTCACCTGTTGTCATTTTTCTTCGGATGGAAAACTTCTAGCAAGTGCTGGCCATGAGAAGAAG GCTGTCCTGTGGTATGCGGATACTTTGAAGCAGAAGAGTTCGTTAGAGGAGCATTCCTTGTTAATTACTGATGTTCGCTTTAGTCCAAGCATTCCACGTTTGGCAACCTCATCTTTTGATAAGACTGTCAGGGTCTGGGATGCAGATAAG CCTTCCTACTCGCTCCGAACTTTTACAGGCCATACCATGTCTGTCTCATCCGTGGATTTTCATCCGAATAGAGAGGATCTCATCTGCTCCTGTGATGGAGATAGGGAAATTCGTTACTGGAGCATAAACAATGGCAGCTGCACAAGAATATTCAAG GGTGGCTCAAGCCAACTTAGGTTTCAACCTCGCATTGGAAAGTATCTTGCTGCAGCTTCTGAGACTGTAATATCAGTTCTTGATGTTGAGACACAAGCTTGCCGCCAGACTCTGCAG GGGCATACGAAAACAATTCATTCTGTTTGCTGGGACACTATGGGTGACTTACTGGCATCTGTGAGTGAAGACTCTGTGCGGGTGTGGAGTCTTGGTTCTGGAAGTGAAGGGGAATGCATTCATGAGCTAAACTGTACTGGCAATAAGTTTCATTCCTGTGTCTTCCACCCAAGTTATCCGTCATTGCTAGTGATCGGATGTTATCAG TCCCTGGAGCTTTGGAACATGGTAGAGAACAAGCGCATGACACTTAATGCTCATGAGGGCTTGATTGCAGCCCTGGCAGCATCGAGTGTCACAGGGGTGGTTGCTTCTGGAAGTCATGATAAGTCTGTGAAACTCTGGAAATAA
- the LOC116259278 gene encoding transcriptional corepressor LEUNIG isoform X1, producing the protein MSQTNWEADKMLDVYIYDYLVKRNLQASAKAFLAEGKVSSDPVAIDAPGGFLFEWWSVFWDIFIARTNEKHSDVAASYIETQLIKAREQQQQQQQAQPQQQPQLQQQQQQQQQQQQQQQQQQQQQLQMQLLMQRQQQQQQQQQQQQQQQQQQQQQQQQQQQQQQRREGTHILNGTPNGLVSAEPLLKQAQGANALATKMYEERLKLPMQRDPLDDVSVKQRFGDNVNQLSDPNHATMLKPTGTPPQPTGQVLHGTAGGMSAALQQVQLRNQQLPVPTPDIKGEMNAILSSRAAGPDGSLIGVSGANQGSNNLTLKGWPLTGYDHSRPGLLQSQKPFIQSSQQYQQLQMMNPQHQHFLMQQQNIASPSASDLENRRLRMLMSNRTAAIAKDGQSNSVGDMVQGVGSPMQAASPFQRGDPDALLKMKLAQLQQQQQQQQQQQQQQQNNTQQQLQQHLLTSQQSQNSNHQLHQQDKAVSGGVAMDSSMSNSFRGTDQAASKNQSTRKRKQPGSSSGPANSSGTANTTGPSSAPSTPSTHTPGDVILQHSASSSKPLIMFGSDGAGTLTSPSNQLWDDKDIVQADIERFVDDGSLDDNVESFLSHDDIDQRDTVGPCMEGTKGCTFSEINHVRASSSKVTCCHFSSDGKLLASAGHEKKAVLWYADTLKQKSSLEEHSLLITDVRFSPSIPRLATSSFDKTVRVWDADKPSYSLRTFTGHTMSVSSVDFHPNREDLICSCDGDREIRYWSINNGSCTRIFKGGSSQLRFQPRIGKYLAAASETVISVLDVETQACRQTLQGHTKTIHSVCWDTMGDLLASVSEDSVRVWSLGSGSEGECIHELNCTGNKFHSCVFHPSYPSLLVIGCYQSLELWNMVENKRMTLNAHEGLIAALAASSVTGVVASGSHDKSVKLWK; encoded by the exons ATGTCTCAGACTAACTGGGAAGCAGATAAAAT GTTGGATGTGTATATCTATGACTATTTGGTTAAAAGGAATTTGCAGGCATCAGCCAAGGCCTTTCTGGCCGAGGGCAAAGTCTCCTCTGACCCCGTTG CCATTGATGCACCTGGAGGTTTTCTTTTTGAATGGTGGTCGGTCTTTTGGGACATCTTCATTGCCCGAACGAACGAAAAACATTCCGATGTCGCTGCTTCCTACATAGAG ACACAGCTGATAAAGGCGCgtgagcagcagcagcagcaacagcaggcACAACCGCAACAACAGCCTCAGCtccagcagcaacagcagcagcagcaacaacaacaacaacagcagcaacaacaacagcaacagCAGCTGCAAATGCAGCTTCTAATGCAGaggcagcagcaacaacagcagcagcagcagcaacaacagcagcagcagcagcagcagcaacaacaacaacaacaacaacaacaacaacaacagagAAGAGAAGGTACCCATATTCTAAATGGTACTCCAAATGGTCTTGTTTCTGCTGAACCTCTCCTGAAGCAAGCGCAAGGTGCAAATGCTTTAGCGACAAAAATGTATGAAGAACGGTTAAAGTTGCCGATGCAAAGAGATCCCCTTGATGATGTATCCGTGAAg CAAAGGTTCGGCGATAATGTGAATCAGTTATCCGATCCTAATCATGCTACGATGTTGAAGCCGACTGGAACACCTCCACAACCCACAGG GCAAGTACTACATGGGACAGCTGGTGGGATGTCAGCTGCTCTTCAGCAAGTCCAACTACGGAATCAGCAACTCCCAGTTCCCACACCG GACATAAAGGGTGAAATGAATGCCATACTGAGCTCAAGAGCTGCAGGCCCTGATGGCTCATTGATTGGAGTTTCCG GTGCTAACCAGGGCAGTAACAATTTGACATTAAAAGGGTGGCCTCTCACG GGCTATGACCACAGCCGACCGGGTCTTCTACAATCACAAAAGCCATTTATACAGTCATCAcaacaatatcaacaacttcaGATGATGAATCCTCAACACCAGCACTTTCTAATGCAACAACAGAATATTGCTTCACCTTCAGCATCTGATCTTGAGAACAGAAGGCTGCGGATGCTTATGAGTAATAGGACTGCTGCCATAGCAAAGGATGGTCAGTCAAATTCTGTTGGTGATATGGTTCAGGGTGTTGGATCTCCAATGCAAGCAGCATCTCCTTTTCAACGAGGAGATCCAGATGCCTTGCTTAAG ATGAAGCTTGCACAAttacagcagcagcagcagcagcaacaacagcagcagcaacaacaacaaaataacACTCAACAACAGCTTCAACAGCACTTGCTTACAAGTCAGCAGTCTCAGAATAGCAATCATCAACTTCATCAACAAGATAAAGCTGTCAGTGGTGGTGTTGCCATGGATAGCAGCATGTCGAATTCCTTTCGAGGAACTGATCAG GCGGCTTCCAAGAATCAGAGTACAAGGAAAAGGAAGCAGCCTGGTTCCTCATCAGGTCCTGCTAATAGCTCAGGAACAGCCAACACTACCGGACCAAGCTCTGCACCTTCTACCCCATCAACTCATACACCAGGTGATGTAATATTGCAGCATAGTGCAAGCTCATCTAAGCCTCTAATAATGTTTGGTTCAGATGGAGCTGGAACGCTTACATCTCCATCAAATCAACTT TGGGATGACAAAGATATTGTGCAGGCTGATATTGAAAGATTTGTGGATGATGGCTCATTGGATGACAATGTGGAGTCATTCTTGTCTCATGATGATATAGATCAAAGGGACACAGTTGGGCCTTGCATGGAAGGCACCAAAG GCTGTACATTTAGTGAGATTAACCATGTTCGTGCAAGTTCAAGCAAAGTCACCTGTTGTCATTTTTCTTCGGATGGAAAACTTCTAGCAAGTGCTGGCCATGAGAAGAAG GCTGTCCTGTGGTATGCGGATACTTTGAAGCAGAAGAGTTCGTTAGAGGAGCATTCCTTGTTAATTACTGATGTTCGCTTTAGTCCAAGCATTCCACGTTTGGCAACCTCATCTTTTGATAAGACTGTCAGGGTCTGGGATGCAGATAAG CCTTCCTACTCGCTCCGAACTTTTACAGGCCATACCATGTCTGTCTCATCCGTGGATTTTCATCCGAATAGAGAGGATCTCATCTGCTCCTGTGATGGAGATAGGGAAATTCGTTACTGGAGCATAAACAATGGCAGCTGCACAAGAATATTCAAG GGTGGCTCAAGCCAACTTAGGTTTCAACCTCGCATTGGAAAGTATCTTGCTGCAGCTTCTGAGACTGTAATATCAGTTCTTGATGTTGAGACACAAGCTTGCCGCCAGACTCTGCAG GGGCATACGAAAACAATTCATTCTGTTTGCTGGGACACTATGGGTGACTTACTGGCATCTGTGAGTGAAGACTCTGTGCGGGTGTGGAGTCTTGGTTCTGGAAGTGAAGGGGAATGCATTCATGAGCTAAACTGTACTGGCAATAAGTTTCATTCCTGTGTCTTCCACCCAAGTTATCCGTCATTGCTAGTGATCGGATGTTATCAG TCCCTGGAGCTTTGGAACATGGTAGAGAACAAGCGCATGACACTTAATGCTCATGAGGGCTTGATTGCAGCCCTGGCAGCATCGAGTGTCACAGGGGTGGTTGCTTCTGGAAGTCATGATAAGTCTGTGAAACTCTGGAAATAA
- the LOC116259278 gene encoding transcriptional corepressor LEUNIG isoform X2 yields the protein MSQTNWEADKMLDVYIYDYLVKRNLQASAKAFLAEGKVSSDPVAIDAPGGFLFEWWSVFWDIFIARTNEKHSDVAASYIETQLIKAREQQQQQQQAQPQQQPQLQQQQQQQQQQQQQQQQQQQQQLQMQLLMQRQQQQQQQQQQQQQQQQQQQQQQQQQQQQQQRREGTHILNGTPNGLVSAEPLLKQAQGANALATKMYEERLKLPMQRDPLDDVSVKQRFGDNVNQLSDPNHATMLKPTGTPPQPTGQVLHGTAGGMSAALQQVQLRNQQLPVPTPDIKGEMNAILSSRAAGPDGSLIGVSGANQGSNNLTLKGWPLTGYDHSRPGLLQSQKPFIQSSQQYQQLQMMNPQHQHFLMQQQNIASPSASDLENRRLRMLMSNRTAAIAKDGQSNSVGDMVQGVGSPMQAASPFQRGDPDALLKMKLAQLQQQQQQQQQQQQQQQNNTQQQLQQHLLTSQQSQNSNHQLHQQDKAVSGGVAMDSSMSNSFRGTDQAASKNQSTRKRKQPGSSSGPANSSGTANTTGPSSAPSTPSTHTPGDVILQHSASSSKPLIMFGSDGAGTLTSPSNQLADIERFVDDGSLDDNVESFLSHDDIDQRDTVGPCMEGTKGCTFSEINHVRASSSKVTCCHFSSDGKLLASAGHEKKAVLWYADTLKQKSSLEEHSLLITDVRFSPSIPRLATSSFDKTVRVWDADKPSYSLRTFTGHTMSVSSVDFHPNREDLICSCDGDREIRYWSINNGSCTRIFKGGSSQLRFQPRIGKYLAAASETVISVLDVETQACRQTLQGHTKTIHSVCWDTMGDLLASVSEDSVRVWSLGSGSEGECIHELNCTGNKFHSCVFHPSYPSLLVIGCYQSLELWNMVENKRMTLNAHEGLIAALAASSVTGVVASGSHDKSVKLWK from the exons ATGTCTCAGACTAACTGGGAAGCAGATAAAAT GTTGGATGTGTATATCTATGACTATTTGGTTAAAAGGAATTTGCAGGCATCAGCCAAGGCCTTTCTGGCCGAGGGCAAAGTCTCCTCTGACCCCGTTG CCATTGATGCACCTGGAGGTTTTCTTTTTGAATGGTGGTCGGTCTTTTGGGACATCTTCATTGCCCGAACGAACGAAAAACATTCCGATGTCGCTGCTTCCTACATAGAG ACACAGCTGATAAAGGCGCgtgagcagcagcagcagcaacagcaggcACAACCGCAACAACAGCCTCAGCtccagcagcaacagcagcagcagcaacaacaacaacaacagcagcaacaacaacagcaacagCAGCTGCAAATGCAGCTTCTAATGCAGaggcagcagcaacaacagcagcagcagcagcaacaacagcagcagcagcagcagcagcaacaacaacaacaacaacaacaacaacaacaacagagAAGAGAAGGTACCCATATTCTAAATGGTACTCCAAATGGTCTTGTTTCTGCTGAACCTCTCCTGAAGCAAGCGCAAGGTGCAAATGCTTTAGCGACAAAAATGTATGAAGAACGGTTAAAGTTGCCGATGCAAAGAGATCCCCTTGATGATGTATCCGTGAAg CAAAGGTTCGGCGATAATGTGAATCAGTTATCCGATCCTAATCATGCTACGATGTTGAAGCCGACTGGAACACCTCCACAACCCACAGG GCAAGTACTACATGGGACAGCTGGTGGGATGTCAGCTGCTCTTCAGCAAGTCCAACTACGGAATCAGCAACTCCCAGTTCCCACACCG GACATAAAGGGTGAAATGAATGCCATACTGAGCTCAAGAGCTGCAGGCCCTGATGGCTCATTGATTGGAGTTTCCG GTGCTAACCAGGGCAGTAACAATTTGACATTAAAAGGGTGGCCTCTCACG GGCTATGACCACAGCCGACCGGGTCTTCTACAATCACAAAAGCCATTTATACAGTCATCAcaacaatatcaacaacttcaGATGATGAATCCTCAACACCAGCACTTTCTAATGCAACAACAGAATATTGCTTCACCTTCAGCATCTGATCTTGAGAACAGAAGGCTGCGGATGCTTATGAGTAATAGGACTGCTGCCATAGCAAAGGATGGTCAGTCAAATTCTGTTGGTGATATGGTTCAGGGTGTTGGATCTCCAATGCAAGCAGCATCTCCTTTTCAACGAGGAGATCCAGATGCCTTGCTTAAG ATGAAGCTTGCACAAttacagcagcagcagcagcagcaacaacagcagcagcaacaacaacaaaataacACTCAACAACAGCTTCAACAGCACTTGCTTACAAGTCAGCAGTCTCAGAATAGCAATCATCAACTTCATCAACAAGATAAAGCTGTCAGTGGTGGTGTTGCCATGGATAGCAGCATGTCGAATTCCTTTCGAGGAACTGATCAG GCGGCTTCCAAGAATCAGAGTACAAGGAAAAGGAAGCAGCCTGGTTCCTCATCAGGTCCTGCTAATAGCTCAGGAACAGCCAACACTACCGGACCAAGCTCTGCACCTTCTACCCCATCAACTCATACACCAGGTGATGTAATATTGCAGCATAGTGCAAGCTCATCTAAGCCTCTAATAATGTTTGGTTCAGATGGAGCTGGAACGCTTACATCTCCATCAAATCAACTT GCTGATATTGAAAGATTTGTGGATGATGGCTCATTGGATGACAATGTGGAGTCATTCTTGTCTCATGATGATATAGATCAAAGGGACACAGTTGGGCCTTGCATGGAAGGCACCAAAG GCTGTACATTTAGTGAGATTAACCATGTTCGTGCAAGTTCAAGCAAAGTCACCTGTTGTCATTTTTCTTCGGATGGAAAACTTCTAGCAAGTGCTGGCCATGAGAAGAAG GCTGTCCTGTGGTATGCGGATACTTTGAAGCAGAAGAGTTCGTTAGAGGAGCATTCCTTGTTAATTACTGATGTTCGCTTTAGTCCAAGCATTCCACGTTTGGCAACCTCATCTTTTGATAAGACTGTCAGGGTCTGGGATGCAGATAAG CCTTCCTACTCGCTCCGAACTTTTACAGGCCATACCATGTCTGTCTCATCCGTGGATTTTCATCCGAATAGAGAGGATCTCATCTGCTCCTGTGATGGAGATAGGGAAATTCGTTACTGGAGCATAAACAATGGCAGCTGCACAAGAATATTCAAG GGTGGCTCAAGCCAACTTAGGTTTCAACCTCGCATTGGAAAGTATCTTGCTGCAGCTTCTGAGACTGTAATATCAGTTCTTGATGTTGAGACACAAGCTTGCCGCCAGACTCTGCAG GGGCATACGAAAACAATTCATTCTGTTTGCTGGGACACTATGGGTGACTTACTGGCATCTGTGAGTGAAGACTCTGTGCGGGTGTGGAGTCTTGGTTCTGGAAGTGAAGGGGAATGCATTCATGAGCTAAACTGTACTGGCAATAAGTTTCATTCCTGTGTCTTCCACCCAAGTTATCCGTCATTGCTAGTGATCGGATGTTATCAG TCCCTGGAGCTTTGGAACATGGTAGAGAACAAGCGCATGACACTTAATGCTCATGAGGGCTTGATTGCAGCCCTGGCAGCATCGAGTGTCACAGGGGTGGTTGCTTCTGGAAGTCATGATAAGTCTGTGAAACTCTGGAAATAA
- the LOC116246091 gene encoding probable indole-3-pyruvate monooxygenase YUCCA1 yields MIIYSYILIQIRPRFNQSVQSARFDPLCSLWRLRTLDLSSPDSKSTVEYISRWLIVASGENAEPLLPDIPGLEQFAGPVLHTSEYKSGEDFRGQRVLVVGCGNSGMEVSLDLCNQAAVPYMVVRNSVHVLPREILGFSTFGISMALLKWLPLRVVDKFLLLCALATFGSTKKHGIPRPKIGPLELKNVAGKTPVLDVGALAKIREGKIKVMPGVKEVTCHGAKFVDGQEEEFDSVVLATGYKSNVPSWLKGTDHFSEDGMPKMPFPNGWKGEHGLYSVGFTRRGILGACADASSIARDIALQWRTPATEPTRFIVSKGSPSPPPHSRN; encoded by the exons ATGATCATATATTCTTATATTCtgattcaa ATCCGCCCCAGGTTCAACCAGTCCGTCCAGTCCGCCCGCTTCGACCCCCTCTGCAGCCTCTGGCGTCTCCGAACCCTTGACCTCTCCTCCCCTGACTCCAAAAGCACCGTCGAGTACATCTCCCGCTGGCTTATCGTCGCCTCCGGCGAGAACGCCGAGCCCCTGCTCCCTGACATCCCCGGGCTGGAGCAGTTCGCCGGCCCCGTTCTTCATACCAGCGAGTACAAGTCGGGCGAGGACTTTCGTGGGCAGAGGGTCCTCGTCGTGGGCTGCGGCAATTCCGGCATGGAGGTCAGCTTGGACCTCTGCAACCAAGCCGCTGTCCCTTATATGGTCGTCAGGAATTCT GTGCATGTTTTGCCACGAGAAATACTGGGGTTCTCAACGTTTGGTATATCGATGGCGCTTCTCAAATGGCTGCCGCTGAGAGTTGTTGATAAGTTCCTGCTATTATGCGCTCTTGCTACATTTGGGAGCACCAAGAAGCATGGGATTCCCAGACCCAAGATTGGTCCGCTTGAGCTCAAGAATGTCGCCGGGAAAACCCCAGTTTTGGATGTTGGTGCACTTGCTAAGATCAGAGAAGGGAAAATTAAG GTGATGCCTGGAGTGAAGGAGGTCACGTGCCATGGGGCTAAATTTGTGGACGGGCAGGAGGAGGAGTTTGATTCAGTAGTCTTGGCTACAGGGTACAAGAGCAACGTACCCTCCTGGCTCAAG GGCACAGATCATTTCTCAGAAGATGGGATGCCAAAAATGCCATTCCCCAATGGTTGGAAGGGAGAGCATGGCCTCTACAGCGTGGGGTTCACACGGCGTGGGATTTTGGGTGCGTGTGCGGATGCCTCAAGCATAGCACGCGACATAGCCCTTCAATGGAGGACTCCTGCAACCGAGCCCACCCGCTTCATTGTCTCCAAAGGatcaccatcaccaccaccacacAGTAGAAACTAA